One Gemmatimonadota bacterium DNA segment encodes these proteins:
- a CDS encoding pitrilysin family protein codes for MKMIGSALAVLVVAAPLAAQVAPPQPGTPREFRVPAPTEFTLDNGLRVTMVQYGAVPKVNVQVVVRTGNIDEAPNEVWLADLTGDLMEEGTVSMDAGAVAEAAASMGGAVSVGVGMDQSFVTGTALSEFGPDMVRLVADVIRSPRFPEDELERLKGDRIRSLSISKSQPQSQALERFRAVLYPNHAYGRIFPTEDMVRGYDVDQVRAFYGGNYGAMRSRLFVVGRFDPDAVEEAVREAFGTWERGSDAAPAVAQSSGTRAVYFVDNPGAVQSTLYVGLPVIDPSHPDFVGLQVTNALLGGSFGSRITSNIREDKGYTYSPFSTLSSRWRDAYWAEVADVTTDVTGAALGEIFLEIDRLRSEAPPADELTSIQNYMAGTFVLQNSSRGGIINQLNFVALHGVGEEYLRAYVDRVYAVTPQEVQRMAQEYLDPQDMVIVVVGDRTQVLDQVREFGDLIE; via the coding sequence ATGAAAATGATCGGATCGGCGCTCGCCGTCCTGGTGGTTGCGGCGCCTCTCGCGGCGCAGGTCGCGCCGCCCCAGCCGGGCACCCCGCGGGAGTTTCGCGTGCCGGCACCGACGGAGTTCACGCTGGACAACGGGCTCCGCGTGACGATGGTCCAGTACGGCGCGGTGCCGAAAGTCAACGTCCAGGTAGTGGTCAGGACCGGCAACATCGACGAAGCGCCCAACGAGGTCTGGCTCGCCGACCTTACCGGAGACCTCATGGAGGAGGGCACGGTTTCGATGGACGCGGGCGCGGTCGCCGAGGCGGCGGCCAGCATGGGTGGAGCCGTCTCGGTGGGCGTCGGCATGGACCAGTCATTCGTGACGGGCACGGCGCTATCGGAGTTCGGACCGGACATGGTGCGCCTGGTGGCCGACGTGATTCGTAGCCCCCGCTTCCCCGAGGACGAGCTCGAGCGCCTCAAGGGCGACCGCATCCGTAGCCTGTCCATCTCCAAGAGCCAGCCGCAATCGCAGGCACTGGAGCGCTTCCGGGCGGTGCTGTATCCGAACCACGCTTACGGCCGGATCTTCCCCACCGAGGACATGGTGAGGGGGTACGACGTGGACCAGGTGCGGGCATTCTACGGCGGCAACTACGGCGCGATGCGGTCGCGGCTGTTCGTCGTGGGGCGTTTCGACCCGGACGCGGTCGAGGAGGCAGTGCGGGAAGCGTTCGGCACGTGGGAGCGTGGCTCCGACGCCGCGCCCGCGGTGGCGCAGTCGAGCGGAACGCGCGCCGTATACTTCGTGGACAATCCGGGCGCGGTACAATCCACTCTCTACGTGGGCCTACCCGTGATCGACCCGTCGCACCCGGACTTCGTCGGACTTCAGGTGACGAATGCGCTGCTGGGAGGGTCGTTCGGCTCGCGCATCACGAGCAACATCCGTGAAGACAAGGGCTACACGTACAGCCCTTTCAGCACGCTGTCGTCACGCTGGCGCGACGCGTATTGGGCCGAGGTGGCGGACGTAACGACGGACGTCACGGGCGCCGCCTTGGGTGAGATCTTCCTCGAGATCGACAGGCTGCGCTCCGAGGCGCCGCCCGCCGACGAGCTGACCTCGATCCAGAACTACATGGCGGGCACCTTCGTGCTCCAGAACTCCAGCCGCGGCGGGATCATCAACCAGCTCAACTTCGTGGCGCTCCACGGGGTGGGCGAGGAATACCTGCGCGCGTACGTGGACCGGGTCTACGCGGTCACCCCTCAGGAGGTGCAGCGCATGGCGCAGGAGTACCTGGACCCGCAGGACATGGTGATCGTCGTGGTTGGCGATCGCACTCAGGTGCTCGATCAGGTCCGGGAGTTCGGCGACTTGATCGAGTAG
- a CDS encoding EamA family transporter — MWLILALIAAVGIATREVLVKRARRAVDEFRVVFWAAAGAALLLLPLAIVAGEPLQDGFWGALAVSGGINAVAALLIARAVHGSDLSLVSPLKSLTPVFMLVTAPLIIGETASAVGMAGVVVIVAGAYLLSEPEGEGILAPYRALARDTGAREMLVVAAIFSVSAVVDKIGVIASGPFAWAAAINVFVAISVAPWALGAWRQGPQPARGATADLAGAALATAVALAAQMAAITLTAAAYVIAVKRTSVLFAVLAGGLLFGERATRRRLVAALIMLAGFALVTLAG, encoded by the coding sequence GTGTGGCTGATTCTAGCGCTGATCGCGGCGGTCGGGATTGCGACCAGGGAGGTCCTGGTCAAGCGCGCCCGGCGCGCCGTGGACGAGTTTCGGGTGGTCTTCTGGGCCGCCGCCGGGGCTGCGCTGCTGCTGCTTCCGCTGGCGATCGTCGCGGGCGAGCCTCTCCAGGACGGTTTCTGGGGTGCTCTCGCGGTATCGGGCGGCATCAACGCGGTCGCGGCGCTGCTGATAGCGCGGGCGGTGCACGGCTCCGACCTGTCCCTCGTCTCCCCACTCAAGAGCCTCACGCCGGTGTTCATGCTGGTGACCGCCCCGCTCATCATCGGCGAGACGGCCTCCGCCGTGGGCATGGCCGGAGTCGTGGTGATCGTCGCCGGCGCCTACCTGCTGTCGGAGCCCGAAGGGGAAGGAATCCTGGCTCCGTACCGGGCCCTGGCGCGAGATACGGGCGCCCGGGAAATGCTCGTCGTCGCGGCCATCTTCAGCGTGTCCGCGGTGGTCGACAAGATCGGCGTGATTGCGTCGGGCCCGTTCGCCTGGGCGGCCGCCATCAACGTCTTCGTGGCGATCTCGGTCGCTCCCTGGGCGCTCGGCGCCTGGCGTCAGGGGCCGCAGCCCGCGCGCGGCGCGACAGCGGACCTAGCGGGAGCGGCGCTGGCGACCGCGGTCGCGCTCGCGGCTCAGATGGCGGCCATCACCCTGACCGCCGCCGCCTACGTGATCGCGGTGAAGCGGACCAGCGTGCTGTTCGCCGTGCTGGCCGGCGGCCTCCTCTTCGGAGAGCGGGCCACGCGCAGGCGGCTGGTCGCCGCGCTCATCATGCTGGCGGGCTTCGCTCTCGTCACGCTCGCCGGTTGA
- a CDS encoding deoxyhypusine synthase family protein, with protein MTGHEATLGAVGRFLSDHFRHFNAAALVDAAEGYRRHVDSGGKMFVSLAGAMSTAELGRSLAEMIRRGLVHGISCTGANLEEDLFNLVAHEHYERLPDYRDLTPADEQALLERRLNRVTDTCIPEEEAMRRLEGAVLEVWTRAEEAGERLFPHEALYEVIGSGALKEHYQIDPRDSWMVAAAERALPVFVPGWEDSTLGNIYAAHHIAGDLADVHTVRNGIEYMMELARWYSQVAGDSSLGFFQIGGGIAGDFPICVVPMLHQDLRRDDIPLWGYFCQISDSTPSYGGYSGAVPNEKITWGKLGVDTPKHVIESDATIVAPLIFAYLLGW; from the coding sequence ATGACCGGACACGAAGCCACGCTGGGCGCCGTTGGCAGGTTTCTCAGCGACCACTTCCGCCACTTCAACGCCGCCGCGCTGGTGGACGCCGCGGAAGGCTACCGGCGGCACGTGGACTCGGGCGGCAAGATGTTCGTGTCACTGGCCGGGGCCATGAGCACCGCCGAGCTGGGTCGCTCGCTCGCGGAGATGATCCGCCGCGGCCTGGTGCACGGCATCTCCTGCACCGGCGCGAATCTGGAGGAGGACCTGTTCAACCTGGTCGCGCACGAGCACTACGAGCGCCTGCCCGACTACCGCGACCTCACCCCCGCCGACGAGCAGGCGCTCCTCGAGCGACGTCTGAACCGCGTGACCGATACCTGCATCCCCGAAGAGGAGGCCATGCGTCGCCTGGAGGGGGCGGTCCTGGAGGTCTGGACTCGAGCCGAGGAGGCGGGCGAGCGGCTGTTCCCGCACGAGGCGCTGTATGAGGTCATCGGGTCCGGCGCCCTGAAGGAGCACTACCAGATCGACCCGCGGGACAGCTGGATGGTGGCCGCCGCGGAGCGCGCGCTGCCGGTCTTCGTGCCGGGCTGGGAGGACTCGACCCTCGGCAACATCTACGCGGCGCACCATATCGCCGGCGATCTGGCCGACGTGCACACCGTGCGCAACGGCATCGAGTACATGATGGAGTTGGCGCGCTGGTACTCGCAGGTGGCGGGCGACTCCTCGCTCGGTTTCTTCCAGATCGGCGGCGGCATCGCGGGCGACTTTCCCATCTGCGTCGTGCCGATGCTGCACCAGGATCTGCGCCGCGACGACATCCCCCTGTGGGGCTACTTCTGCCAGATCTCCGATTCCACGCCGAGCTACGGCGGCTACTCGGGGGCGGTCCCGAACGAGAAGATCACCTGGGGAAAGCTGGGGGTGGACACGCCCAAGCACGTGATCGAGTCGGACGCCACTATCGTCGCGCCCCTCATCTTCGCCTATCTGCTCGGCTGGTAG
- a CDS encoding TrmH family RNA methyltransferase: MPGRDPGGIVERFRLARRDQRLAVLEGFHPLKHALRFGAHVEEVICSDAAALAGLVGRLAPDTADAIERLAPEPVSGELFAAAAPRPPSPVLAIARRPDPPLPYAPDAPLVVLDRPTHHGNVGAVVRVAAAAGAGGVFVLEGVDPWHPAALRGGAGLQFALAAESGDAVRLGGLCEGRARVAVIPGAPPAAEPLPPGAALLFGAERAGLGPELERSARRVVGIPMRPGVSSLNLATAVAVVLYGEISPRFVR, encoded by the coding sequence ATGCCGGGACGCGACCCGGGCGGTATCGTCGAACGTTTTCGCCTCGCCCGGCGCGACCAGCGCCTCGCCGTGCTGGAGGGGTTCCACCCGCTCAAGCACGCGCTCCGCTTCGGCGCCCACGTCGAGGAGGTCATCTGCTCCGACGCCGCCGCGCTGGCCGGCCTGGTGGGCCGCCTGGCCCCCGACACCGCGGACGCCATCGAGCGGCTCGCGCCCGAGCCGGTCTCCGGCGAGCTGTTCGCGGCGGCGGCCCCGCGGCCGCCGTCCCCGGTTCTCGCCATCGCGCGGCGGCCCGACCCTCCCCTGCCCTACGCCCCGGACGCGCCACTCGTCGTGCTCGATCGGCCCACCCATCACGGCAACGTCGGCGCGGTGGTGCGCGTCGCGGCGGCCGCGGGCGCGGGCGGGGTCTTCGTGCTCGAAGGAGTCGATCCGTGGCACCCGGCGGCGCTGCGGGGGGGCGCCGGCCTGCAGTTCGCGCTCGCCGCGGAGTCCGGGGACGCGGTCCGGCTGGGAGGCCTGTGCGAGGGACGCGCGCGCGTCGCGGTGATCCCGGGGGCGCCCCCCGCCGCCGAGCCGCTGCCCCCAGGCGCGGCGCTCCTGTTCGGCGCCGAACGGGCGGGGCTGGGTCCCGAGCTGGAGCGAAGCGCGCGCCGCGTGGTGGGCATCCCCATGCGGCCGGGGGTGTCCAGCCTGAACCTGGCGACCGCCGTCGCGGTGGTTCTGTACGGAGAGATCAGCCCCCGGTTCGTTCGATGA